Proteins encoded within one genomic window of Neorhizobium galegae bv. orientalis str. HAMBI 540:
- the ribB gene encoding 3,4-dihydroxy-2-butanone-4-phosphate synthase yields MAISKIEDAVAAIARGEIVVVVDDRDRENEGDLLIASDKITPQAIAFMMNHARGLICVPMEGGRLDELEIPLMVSRNTEMLKTAFTVSVDYIPGTSTGISAADRAATVRALVTDGSRPEDFARPGHIFPLRAHPKGVLARPGHTEAAVDLSRLAGLSPSGVICEVANDDGTMARLPELEAFAGRHGLHLITIEDLVAYRTASLNSKAA; encoded by the coding sequence GTGGCAATTTCAAAGATTGAAGATGCAGTCGCCGCGATCGCTCGCGGAGAGATCGTTGTCGTTGTCGACGATCGCGACCGGGAAAATGAAGGTGATCTTCTGATCGCTTCGGACAAGATCACGCCTCAGGCGATCGCGTTCATGATGAACCACGCCCGGGGGCTGATCTGCGTCCCGATGGAGGGCGGGCGCCTCGATGAACTCGAGATTCCGTTGATGGTCTCCCGCAACACCGAGATGCTCAAAACTGCTTTCACGGTTTCGGTAGATTATATTCCCGGAACCTCAACCGGCATTTCTGCTGCAGACCGTGCCGCAACCGTTCGCGCCCTGGTGACGGACGGTTCCCGACCCGAGGATTTCGCTCGGCCGGGCCATATCTTCCCTCTGCGAGCCCATCCTAAAGGTGTTCTCGCCCGCCCCGGTCACACGGAAGCAGCGGTAGACCTGTCGCGGCTGGCCGGCCTGTCGCCTTCAGGCGTAATCTGCGAGGTTGCGAACGATGATGGCACCATGGCGCGCCTTCCTGAACTCGAAGCATTTGCAGGCCGACATGGTCTTCACCTGATTACCATAGAGGATCTTGTCGCCTACCGCACGGCATCGTTGAACAGCAAGGCGGCCTGA
- a CDS encoding cytochrome P450, whose translation MNMIEGHMAFQPAAGIPVWDIDPYAESVLLNSGDYYAELRARGPLVYIPKWSVLASGRYEETREIFSDHNRFVSSRGVGLNDFKYGKPWRPPSIILEVDPPDHTKTRKVMARALSPKAIAGLKEDFRRAAERIIDQLIEQGSFEAVAELAEAFPVAVFPKAVGMIDSDRRRLVDYGAMVFNALGPDNKFRLAAMAQASDIVPWITAACARDRLTKDGLGALIYGAADDGEVTEDEAAMLVRSFLSAGVDTTVTGIGSALWCLASNPQEFERLKADPSLARPCFEEVLRFTSPVHTFTRTANQDTEVAGLPIAEGTKILCALASANLDPAKWGDPEVFRIDRKPVGHMAFGAGIHGCVGQNLARLELEAVLSVLAERVDHIEFAGEAVWRPNNAIRALDHMQLRFIAK comes from the coding sequence ATGAACATGATCGAAGGCCACATGGCGTTCCAGCCGGCCGCCGGCATTCCGGTCTGGGATATTGATCCCTACGCGGAATCTGTCTTGCTGAATTCCGGCGATTATTATGCCGAGTTGCGCGCGCGGGGACCGCTTGTCTATATCCCGAAATGGTCGGTCCTGGCATCGGGCCGCTACGAGGAAACCCGCGAGATTTTCTCCGACCACAACCGCTTCGTCTCTTCCCGCGGCGTTGGTCTCAATGACTTCAAGTACGGCAAGCCCTGGCGGCCACCATCGATCATCCTCGAAGTCGATCCACCGGATCATACTAAGACCCGAAAGGTGATGGCGCGGGCCTTGTCGCCAAAGGCCATCGCCGGCCTGAAGGAGGATTTCCGGCGCGCAGCGGAAAGGATCATCGACCAGCTGATCGAACAGGGCAGTTTCGAAGCCGTCGCCGAGCTCGCCGAGGCTTTCCCCGTCGCGGTCTTTCCCAAAGCCGTGGGCATGATCGACAGCGACCGGCGGCGTCTGGTTGATTACGGAGCAATGGTGTTCAATGCCCTTGGCCCGGACAACAAGTTTCGCCTGGCGGCGATGGCGCAGGCGTCCGACATCGTGCCATGGATCACTGCTGCCTGCGCCCGTGATCGTTTGACCAAGGATGGCCTCGGGGCCTTGATCTATGGCGCGGCGGACGACGGCGAGGTCACCGAGGACGAGGCCGCGATGTTAGTGCGTTCCTTCCTGTCCGCCGGTGTCGACACCACCGTCACCGGCATCGGCAGCGCACTCTGGTGCCTTGCCTCCAATCCGCAGGAATTCGAACGGCTGAAGGCAGATCCGTCGCTTGCCCGGCCCTGTTTCGAGGAAGTGCTACGCTTCACCTCCCCTGTCCACACGTTCACCCGCACAGCGAACCAGGACACCGAAGTTGCCGGGTTGCCGATCGCTGAAGGTACTAAGATCCTGTGCGCGCTGGCATCGGCCAATCTGGACCCGGCGAAATGGGGTGATCCGGAAGTGTTCCGCATCGACCGCAAGCCGGTCGGACACATGGCTTTCGGTGCGGGCATCCACGGCTGCGTCGGGCAGAATCTCGCCCGCCTCGAACTTGAGGCGGTACTGAGCGTGCTAGCTGAACGGGTCGACCACATCGAATTTGCCGGTGAAGCCGTCTGGCGCCCCAACAACGCGATCCGCGCGCTCGATCACATGCAGCTGCGCTTCATCGCCAAATAG
- a CDS encoding SDR family oxidoreductase encodes MSDITLNAPRLFDLAGQIAIVTGAGSGIGQRIAIGLAQCGADVALLDRRSDNGLADTAKHVQVAGRRSIQIACDVTSKSCLAEAVARTEAELGPLTLAVNAAGIANANAAEEMEEDQYQTLMDINLKGVFLSCQAEARAMLRNGRGSIVNIASMSGVIVNRGLSQAHYNASKAGVIHMSKSMAMEWVGRGIRVNTISPGYTATPMNTRPEMVHQTRLFEEQTPMQRMANVDEMVGPAVFLLSDAASFVTGVDLLVDGGFCCW; translated from the coding sequence ATGTCCGACATCACTCTCAACGCACCGAGGCTTTTTGATCTTGCAGGCCAGATCGCCATCGTCACCGGCGCCGGTAGCGGAATCGGCCAGCGGATCGCCATCGGCCTGGCGCAATGCGGCGCCGATGTCGCTCTGCTCGATCGCCGTTCGGACAATGGTCTTGCCGACACCGCGAAACATGTCCAGGTCGCCGGCCGGCGGTCGATCCAGATCGCCTGCGACGTCACCAGCAAGTCCTGCCTCGCCGAGGCGGTCGCGCGAACAGAGGCCGAGCTGGGGCCGCTGACCCTTGCAGTCAACGCCGCAGGCATCGCCAACGCCAATGCTGCTGAGGAGATGGAGGAGGACCAGTACCAAACCCTGATGGACATCAACCTGAAGGGGGTGTTCCTATCCTGCCAGGCTGAAGCAAGAGCGATGCTCAGGAACGGTCGCGGGTCGATCGTCAACATCGCTTCCATGTCCGGCGTCATCGTCAACAGAGGCCTGAGCCAGGCTCACTACAATGCCTCCAAGGCGGGCGTGATCCATATGTCCAAGTCAATGGCGATGGAGTGGGTGGGCCGCGGGATCAGGGTGAACACGATCTCCCCCGGCTACACCGCGACCCCGATGAACACGAGACCGGAAATGGTCCATCAGACAAGGCTGTTCGAGGAACAGACCCCGATGCAGCGCATGGCCAATGTCGACGAGATGGTCGGCCCAGCGGTATTTTTACTTTCTGACGCTGCCAGCTTCGTGACGGGCGTGGATCTGCTCGTCGACGGCGGCTTCTGCTGCTGGTGA
- the tpiA gene encoding triose-phosphate isomerase translates to MRKLIAGNWKMNGLASSLAEIEALKESAERAACDIVICPPFTLLEKAVTQAQGSPIAIGAQDCHAKTSGAYTSDISAEMLAEVGARYVILGHSERRAVYHETDMTVARKAAAAHASGLTSIICIGETGAERDDGHALDVVRRQLRGSLPATATSSNTAIAYEPVWAIGTGVVPTPDQIEEVHTFVRNLLEDELGPDGRQARILYGGSVKSSNAGSIFGVRNVNGALVGGASLKGADFARIILASA, encoded by the coding sequence ATGAGGAAACTGATTGCTGGAAACTGGAAGATGAATGGGCTCGCCTCCTCGTTAGCCGAGATCGAGGCGCTGAAGGAAAGTGCCGAACGGGCGGCGTGCGACATCGTGATCTGCCCGCCCTTCACGCTGCTGGAAAAGGCCGTGACACAGGCTCAAGGATCTCCGATTGCGATTGGCGCTCAGGACTGCCACGCCAAGACGTCTGGCGCATATACCAGTGACATCTCCGCAGAGATGCTCGCTGAGGTGGGAGCGCGATACGTGATACTGGGACATTCCGAGCGTCGGGCCGTCTATCACGAAACCGACATGACCGTCGCCCGAAAGGCGGCGGCCGCCCATGCCTCGGGGTTGACCAGCATCATCTGCATTGGCGAAACCGGCGCGGAACGGGATGATGGCCATGCGCTCGACGTGGTGCGCAGGCAGCTTCGCGGATCACTCCCCGCGACCGCCACCAGCTCCAATACCGCAATCGCCTACGAGCCGGTATGGGCAATCGGAACAGGAGTAGTGCCGACACCAGATCAGATCGAGGAGGTCCATACGTTTGTCCGGAATCTTCTCGAAGACGAGCTTGGCCCGGACGGCCGCCAAGCGCGGATCCTCTACGGGGGATCCGTCAAGTCGTCCAATGCCGGGTCGATCTTCGGCGTGCGAAACGTGAATGGCGCACTTGTCGGCGGAGCCTCTCTGAAGGGGGCCGACTTCGCCCGGATCATTCTGGCCTCCGCCTGA
- a CDS encoding ABC transporter ATP-binding protein — MQGLEVRGLKKSFGGLTVAEGIDFDLAPGARKALIGPNGAGKTTFANLVTGKLTPTAGTIRFDGADIGALGESQRVKRGIAKTFQITTLFRSLTVRENIRLPILERRGHGGRIFGRAARDREVEAEIEALLDQFALLTLADRPVQLLAYGQQRLVELALTLALKPRVVILDEPAAGVPSSESHLILQAIERLPGDLAVLIIEHDMDLVFRVARSIVVLVNGRILTEGTPEQIGRDPMVRKLYLGESHV; from the coding sequence ATGCAAGGCCTTGAGGTAAGAGGACTGAAAAAGTCCTTCGGTGGCCTGACGGTGGCGGAGGGCATTGATTTCGACCTGGCGCCCGGCGCGCGAAAGGCACTAATCGGACCAAACGGTGCAGGCAAGACCACGTTCGCTAATCTGGTAACGGGCAAGCTGACGCCAACTGCGGGCACGATCCGGTTCGATGGCGCTGATATCGGCGCGCTTGGCGAATCCCAGAGGGTCAAGCGCGGCATTGCCAAGACCTTCCAGATCACCACGCTGTTCCGCAGCCTCACGGTGCGTGAAAACATTCGTTTGCCGATACTGGAGCGACGAGGCCACGGCGGCCGGATCTTCGGCCGCGCCGCGCGCGATCGTGAAGTCGAAGCGGAAATCGAGGCTCTTCTTGACCAGTTTGCGCTGTTAACGCTCGCCGACAGACCGGTCCAATTGCTCGCCTATGGGCAGCAAAGGCTGGTGGAATTGGCTCTCACACTCGCGCTGAAGCCACGGGTGGTGATCCTCGACGAGCCCGCGGCCGGTGTTCCTTCCAGTGAAAGCCATCTGATCCTGCAGGCGATCGAGCGGCTGCCCGGCGATCTCGCCGTGCTGATCATCGAGCACGACATGGACCTTGTCTTCCGCGTCGCGCGCTCGATCGTCGTGCTGGTCAATGGACGCATCCTGACAGAAGGCACGCCCGAACAGATCGGCCGCGACCCTATGGTGCGCAAACTCTATCTCGGAGAAAGCCATGTCTGA
- a CDS encoding branched-chain amino acid ABC transporter permease — MLAIAVAAYFAFPYDLALITRFLVMILFVLSLDLVLGYAGIATLGHAALYGAGAYAAGLFAVHVSGDPVTGLLVGAFAGALLAFVSGLLLMRAHGLTLLMLSIAVTSICQEIANKARDVTGGADGLRGIRMEPVLGIFKFDFIGRTGYWYALAIVCICYMALKIVTASPLGLSIRGIKDSGVRMVAIGSPVYWRLVTVYTIGGAIAGIAGALAAQVTQLVSLESFAFNLSAEALIMLILGGAGRLYGAIIGVVIFMTVHHVAAAVDPFNWLFVIGALVLGIVFFVPAGVLGVPKAIATLLGRNDNARP; from the coding sequence ATGCTGGCTATCGCCGTCGCCGCTTATTTCGCTTTTCCCTATGACCTGGCACTGATCACACGTTTCCTGGTGATGATCCTGTTTGTCCTGTCGCTGGATCTGGTCCTCGGTTATGCCGGCATCGCGACGCTTGGTCATGCGGCACTCTACGGTGCGGGCGCTTACGCTGCCGGCCTGTTTGCCGTCCATGTGTCCGGAGATCCGGTCACCGGGCTGCTGGTCGGCGCATTCGCAGGCGCGTTGCTCGCCTTCGTTTCGGGCCTCTTGCTGATGCGCGCCCATGGTCTGACGCTGTTGATGCTTTCCATCGCCGTCACGTCAATTTGCCAGGAAATCGCGAACAAGGCTCGGGACGTGACCGGCGGCGCGGACGGACTACGCGGAATCCGCATGGAGCCTGTTCTCGGCATCTTCAAGTTCGATTTTATCGGACGTACCGGCTACTGGTACGCACTGGCGATCGTCTGCATCTGTTACATGGCACTCAAGATCGTCACGGCGTCACCGTTGGGCCTGTCGATCCGCGGCATCAAGGACAGCGGTGTGCGCATGGTAGCGATCGGCAGCCCGGTCTACTGGCGCCTTGTGACGGTCTATACGATCGGCGGCGCCATTGCCGGTATCGCCGGAGCGCTTGCGGCTCAGGTAACGCAGCTCGTCAGCCTTGAATCCTTCGCCTTCAACCTTTCCGCAGAAGCGCTGATCATGCTGATCCTCGGCGGCGCGGGCCGGCTCTACGGAGCGATTATCGGCGTCGTCATCTTCATGACCGTTCATCACGTCGCCGCCGCGGTCGATCCTTTCAACTGGTTGTTTGTCATCGGCGCGCTGGTACTTGGTATCGTCTTCTTTGTGCCGGCCGGCGTGCTGGGAGTACCCAAGGCAATCGCTACCCTTCTTGGGAGGAACGACAATGCAAGGCCTTGA
- a CDS encoding branched-chain amino acid ABC transporter permease, with product MSLLFNIAIDGIAYGMILFMISVGLSVTMGLMRVINLAHGAFALIGGVLAHVLILHAGIGYLTAVPLAIAGVVIVALAGERVLFRRVYRLGELQQVLATIGLTFMVIAVVSKFLGSSLLAIPLPASLQQSVDLGFRVLPAHRLVVILAGLAVIAALYLTIERSRFGTRLRAAVDNRNIASALGIDTDRIYAATFCLGAGLAALGGILGAELLPIDAYYPLRYMVLFLIVVSVGGLGSISGSFVAALALGTLETASRYLIPDFGTVVFLAAVMALLALRPAGLLGRV from the coding sequence ATGTCGCTCTTATTCAATATCGCCATAGACGGCATAGCTTACGGAATGATCCTGTTCATGATCTCCGTCGGCCTGTCGGTGACCATGGGCCTGATGCGGGTGATCAACCTCGCCCACGGCGCCTTTGCTCTCATTGGCGGCGTGCTTGCTCATGTGCTGATCCTGCATGCCGGCATCGGCTATCTCACCGCCGTACCGCTTGCCATAGCCGGCGTCGTCATCGTCGCACTTGCCGGTGAACGTGTTTTATTCCGACGCGTCTACAGGCTCGGCGAACTGCAGCAGGTGCTGGCGACAATCGGCCTCACCTTCATGGTGATCGCAGTCGTCAGCAAGTTTCTGGGCTCAAGCCTTTTGGCGATCCCCCTGCCCGCCTCCCTCCAGCAATCGGTCGATCTCGGCTTTCGCGTGCTTCCCGCGCATCGGCTGGTGGTCATCCTGGCTGGGCTGGCTGTCATCGCAGCCCTCTATCTGACCATAGAGCGCAGTCGTTTCGGAACGCGTCTGCGGGCAGCTGTCGACAACCGCAACATCGCCAGTGCGCTCGGCATCGATACCGATAGGATCTACGCCGCCACCTTCTGTCTCGGGGCGGGGCTGGCCGCGCTTGGCGGCATTCTCGGCGCCGAACTCCTGCCGATCGACGCCTACTATCCGCTGCGCTACATGGTGCTGTTCCTGATCGTGGTCTCTGTTGGCGGACTTGGCTCGATTTCCGGTTCGTTCGTTGCGGCGCTCGCGCTCGGCACACTCGAAACGGCCTCGCGCTATCTGATCCCGGATTTCGGCACGGTGGTCTTCCTCGCTGCGGTCATGGCCTTGCTCGCCTTGCGGCCGGCCGGCCTCTTGGGAAGGGTATAA
- a CDS encoding 2Fe-2S iron-sulfur cluster-binding protein: MTKVIFISPDGAETAVDAIDGDNVMRTALANDIDGIVAECGGSMMCATCHCYVDAAWKERVGPRSDGEDDMLESASSEVRPTSRLSCQIRILPDLDGLVIHLPESQT; the protein is encoded by the coding sequence GTGACCAAAGTCATCTTCATTTCCCCTGATGGAGCCGAAACCGCCGTCGATGCGATCGATGGAGACAATGTCATGCGGACTGCACTCGCCAACGACATCGACGGCATTGTAGCCGAATGCGGCGGGTCGATGATGTGCGCGACCTGCCACTGTTACGTCGATGCCGCGTGGAAAGAACGCGTGGGGCCAAGGTCGGACGGAGAAGACGACATGCTGGAGAGCGCCTCCAGCGAGGTCAGGCCGACAAGTCGTCTCTCCTGTCAAATCCGGATATTGCCCGATCTGGACGGGCTCGTCATCCATTTGCCGGAGAGCCAGACATGA
- a CDS encoding ABC transporter substrate-binding protein codes for MNILKRAAFAAAMLSAGVCWADTIKVGVIAEFSGPFAIYGKQYKEAIEIYTAKHGKQAGGHTIEFIYKDVGGSNPDVAKTLAQELLIREKVDYLAGFTFTPNALAVAPLIDQSETPTVIFNAATSSINKGSPYFLRSSYTLWQVTAPLAEWAFDQGLKTVVTAVSDYGPGIDAEKAFKAAFEKKGGKVIDAIRMPVATTDFTPFIQRVRSKAPNAVFAFLPGGPPTFGFTKTYNENGLAGGGIRFLGTAETEESNLQALGDAAIGLTTAFHYSAAHDSAVGREFVDALTKKFPGAVANWASVGAYDGTHLIYEMVKAAGNDGPKALVAAKTLKWESPRGPVEMDPETRTVKQNVYIRDVERDKASGQLVNREKSVIATVGDLGWTQ; via the coding sequence ATGAATATTCTGAAACGCGCTGCGTTTGCGGCCGCGATGCTTTCCGCCGGCGTTTGTTGGGCGGATACGATCAAGGTCGGCGTCATCGCAGAGTTCTCTGGCCCGTTCGCCATCTATGGCAAACAGTACAAGGAAGCGATCGAAATCTATACCGCCAAACACGGCAAACAGGCTGGCGGGCACACGATCGAATTCATTTACAAGGATGTCGGCGGTTCCAATCCCGACGTCGCCAAGACGCTGGCGCAGGAACTGCTGATCCGCGAGAAGGTCGATTATCTTGCCGGATTCACCTTTACGCCGAACGCGCTCGCAGTCGCCCCGCTGATTGACCAATCGGAAACTCCCACGGTCATCTTCAACGCAGCCACCTCATCCATCAATAAGGGATCGCCCTATTTCCTGCGTTCCAGCTATACCCTCTGGCAGGTCACCGCACCATTGGCCGAATGGGCCTTTGATCAGGGCTTGAAGACGGTCGTCACTGCCGTATCGGATTATGGTCCCGGTATTGATGCAGAAAAGGCTTTCAAGGCCGCTTTTGAAAAGAAGGGCGGCAAGGTCATCGACGCGATCCGCATGCCGGTCGCCACGACGGACTTCACCCCATTTATCCAACGCGTTCGCAGCAAGGCACCTAATGCGGTCTTCGCCTTCCTGCCCGGCGGTCCACCGACCTTCGGGTTCACCAAGACCTATAACGAGAACGGTCTTGCCGGTGGGGGAATCCGCTTTCTCGGGACTGCGGAGACCGAAGAATCCAATTTGCAGGCGCTCGGGGACGCGGCGATCGGCCTGACAACCGCATTTCACTATTCCGCCGCCCATGACAGCGCCGTCGGGCGCGAATTCGTTGATGCACTAACCAAGAAATTTCCCGGAGCTGTTGCGAACTGGGCGTCGGTTGGCGCCTATGACGGCACCCATCTGATTTACGAGATGGTAAAAGCCGCAGGGAACGACGGTCCGAAAGCTCTCGTAGCGGCGAAAACGCTGAAATGGGAAAGCCCGCGTGGACCGGTCGAGATGGACCCCGAAACTCGCACGGTCAAGCAGAACGTCTACATCCGGGATGTGGAGCGCGACAAAGCCAGCGGCCAGCTCGTCAATCGTGAAAAGAGCGTGATCGCCACTGTCGGCGATCTCGGTTGGACCCAGTAG
- a CDS encoding glucose 1-dehydrogenase, which yields MNRFENKTVVITGGSRGIGAAIAYRFAREGANLVVSANEDAVHGVAEKIRATGGHAISFVGDVTDKASVRALYDAAENAFGTVDVSIQNAGVITIARIEDMTESEWDKVMAVNTKGVFLCAQEAILRMRKHGKGGRIINTASGQARDGFIYTPHYAASKMGVVGITQSLAKEVATEKITVNAFCPGIIETDMWAYNDQAWGKLLGNYAPGELMKEWVEGIPMKRAGSGEDVAGLVTFLASDDAAYITGQTINVDGGLIMS from the coding sequence ATGAATCGTTTCGAGAACAAGACCGTCGTGATAACCGGGGGCAGCCGCGGTATCGGTGCTGCAATCGCCTATCGCTTCGCACGCGAGGGCGCAAACCTCGTCGTTTCTGCCAACGAGGATGCGGTCCATGGTGTTGCCGAGAAGATCAGGGCCACAGGAGGTCATGCAATCTCCTTTGTTGGCGACGTGACCGACAAGGCGAGCGTCAGGGCACTCTACGATGCGGCTGAGAACGCGTTCGGCACGGTCGACGTGTCGATCCAGAATGCCGGCGTCATCACGATCGCTCGGATCGAGGACATGACCGAAAGCGAGTGGGACAAGGTCATGGCTGTCAATACGAAGGGGGTCTTCCTCTGCGCCCAGGAGGCCATTCTGCGCATGCGCAAGCACGGCAAGGGAGGCCGTATCATCAATACGGCCTCCGGACAGGCCCGCGATGGCTTTATCTATACGCCTCACTACGCTGCCTCGAAGATGGGCGTTGTCGGGATTACCCAGAGTCTTGCCAAGGAAGTCGCGACCGAGAAAATCACTGTCAACGCGTTCTGCCCCGGGATCATTGAGACCGACATGTGGGCGTACAACGACCAGGCCTGGGGCAAGCTGCTGGGCAACTACGCTCCTGGCGAACTTATGAAGGAATGGGTCGAAGGCATCCCCATGAAGCGGGCAGGTTCCGGCGAGGACGTTGCCGGCCTCGTGACCTTCCTCGCCAGCGACGACGCGGCTTACATCACCGGGCAGACGATCAATGTCGACGGCGGACTGATCATGTCCTGA
- a CDS encoding NAD(P)/FAD-dependent oxidoreductase, producing MKSGVVIIGTGQGGFQLAASLRQEGFEDPITMIGDEPGLPYQRPPLSKAYLKDARPETIQLRPQSFFERNGIRLLAPERAIRIERSNKLVETLTGGFIGYDHLVFATGARNAAPAIPGIDAENVFSLRTAADTDRLRDALTRCSKVIVIGGGFIGLEFAAVAVSIGHRVTVVEAATRLMARAISSAMSEHFRQLHEELGTTLIVGKGVTGVLQDDGCVRGVRLSDGSIVEGEMVLLAVGVRPNTELAEIAGLAVANGITVDALLGTSDPHISALGDCAAFPDPKSGDTIRLESVQAATDHARAIAQKLTGKASNYDAVPWFWSDQAHWKLQIAGFARDTDAEHAIERPDGRKLVFRFKMGQLLAVETINAAGEHMAARQLLRRPAGVTHKELADRDFDVSGLARALREPS from the coding sequence ATGAAAAGCGGGGTCGTCATCATCGGCACGGGTCAGGGTGGTTTCCAGCTGGCTGCAAGCCTGCGCCAGGAGGGGTTTGAAGATCCGATCACTATGATCGGCGACGAGCCCGGCCTTCCATATCAACGCCCACCGCTTTCCAAAGCCTATCTCAAGGATGCACGGCCCGAGACGATCCAGCTCAGACCTCAGAGCTTTTTTGAGCGCAACGGCATCCGGCTGCTCGCGCCCGAGCGGGCAATACGGATCGAGCGATCCAACAAACTTGTCGAGACGCTGACCGGCGGCTTTATCGGCTATGACCATCTGGTCTTCGCCACAGGCGCCCGCAACGCGGCGCCAGCCATTCCCGGGATCGACGCCGAAAACGTCTTTTCCCTGCGGACCGCGGCCGATACGGATCGCTTGAGGGACGCCCTCACGCGATGCAGCAAGGTGATCGTCATCGGAGGCGGCTTCATCGGCCTCGAATTTGCGGCGGTGGCGGTATCGATCGGGCATCGGGTCACTGTCGTCGAGGCGGCGACCCGACTCATGGCAAGGGCGATATCGTCGGCGATGTCCGAGCATTTTCGCCAGCTTCACGAAGAATTGGGCACGACGCTGATCGTTGGGAAAGGCGTTACAGGGGTACTCCAGGATGATGGCTGCGTGCGTGGCGTGCGCCTTTCAGATGGAAGCATCGTAGAGGGCGAGATGGTCCTGCTCGCGGTTGGTGTTCGTCCAAATACGGAGCTTGCAGAGATCGCGGGTCTTGCGGTTGCCAATGGCATCACAGTTGACGCTTTGCTTGGGACCAGCGACCCGCACATCTCAGCGCTTGGCGACTGCGCAGCCTTTCCCGATCCGAAGAGCGGAGATACGATACGGTTGGAATCCGTCCAGGCGGCGACGGACCATGCGCGTGCCATTGCCCAAAAACTGACCGGCAAGGCGTCGAATTATGATGCCGTGCCGTGGTTTTGGAGCGATCAGGCACACTGGAAGCTGCAGATTGCCGGCTTTGCGCGGGACACGGACGCTGAACATGCCATCGAACGGCCAGACGGGCGAAAGCTTGTATTCCGCTTTAAAATGGGCCAGTTGTTGGCTGTGGAAACGATCAACGCCGCTGGCGAACATATGGCCGCGCGACAACTTCTGCGGCGGCCCGCCGGGGTAACGCACAAAGAGTTAGCGGACCGGGATTTTGACGTCAGCGGCTTGGCAAGGGCATTGAGAGAACCAAGCTGA
- a CDS encoding ABC transporter ATP-binding protein, giving the protein MSETVLCLKDVTAGYGQTHILRGLSLSVSRSERVAVIGRNGAGKTTLLSTVMGLTRLHSGRVSLAGEDISRFSPHQRSMRGLGLVPQTRDIFPSLTVEENLTAVMRGNASLEEAYALFPRLKERRRNGGTQLSGGEQQMLAIARTLMTEPGIILLDEPLEGLAPVICEQLMIAFEQLAADGRRTVILVEQHAVAALAFATRAVILANGSIAYDGSAAALKQRPELLERHIGVAQH; this is encoded by the coding sequence ATGTCTGAGACCGTGCTTTGCCTCAAAGACGTGACGGCCGGATACGGACAGACGCATATCCTGCGTGGTCTTTCTCTGAGCGTTTCGCGAAGCGAACGGGTCGCCGTGATCGGCCGCAACGGCGCCGGCAAAACGACCCTGCTATCGACAGTCATGGGTCTCACGCGCCTTCATAGTGGACGCGTGTCGCTGGCCGGCGAGGATATTTCCCGTTTTTCGCCGCACCAGCGATCGATGCGGGGGCTCGGCCTGGTGCCGCAGACCCGAGATATCTTTCCCTCGCTCACCGTAGAAGAAAACCTCACAGCCGTGATGCGTGGCAACGCGTCGCTGGAGGAAGCCTATGCGCTTTTCCCGCGCCTCAAGGAACGGCGCAGGAACGGCGGCACCCAGCTTTCCGGCGGCGAACAACAGATGCTGGCCATAGCGCGCACCCTCATGACCGAGCCCGGCATAATCCTGCTCGATGAGCCGTTGGAAGGCCTGGCGCCAGTCATCTGCGAACAGCTCATGATTGCTTTCGAGCAACTGGCGGCCGACGGAAGGCGCACCGTGATTCTGGTCGAGCAGCATGCCGTTGCTGCCCTGGCCTTCGCGACCCGCGCCGTCATTCTCGCCAATGGGTCGATCGCCTACGACGGCAGCGCCGCCGCCCTGAAACAACGACCGGAACTACTGGAGCGCCACATTGGCGTCGCCCAGCACTGA